The following is a genomic window from Collimonas fungivorans Ter331.
GCGCACCGGCGACCACGCCGCCCGTCAGCACAACACCGGCAACACCGCCAGCTTCGGTGCCGGTCGCGGATTTTAGTGTGACAACGAAAGTCATCGCTACCGGCGCAACGGGCAAGGTCTTCGGTCTCAAGGCCAATTTTTTCAATGACGGCCTGGTCCCGGCAAGCCCGATGTCCAACTACGGCTTTCCCAACCCGGTTATTCCGGTGGTCAATGCAGATGGCAGCCTGGATGTGGCCTGGCTCGATTACACTGGCGCGACCCAGTCGGGGGTGTCCGGTCTGGCCGCGCCTGGCACGATCAGCATCACCCATGTCAATCCTGACCTGAGCGCCGGCGCCACAACGGCGACCAGCCTGCGCTCATACAAGCTGCTAGGCTTCACCAAGGATGCCAGCGGCGCCTTCTATGTAGCCTATAACGTCGACCATCCGTACCGGAATGCGGTCGCGGGCGACGTCAACAACGTCAATGGCAACGAACTGCATATCGCCAAGGCGTCCAGCGCCAGTTTTGCAGCGAAGGCCTGGGATACCCTGGTGTTCGGCAACCAGGACAACAGCAAGGACAAGAGCAAGGGCAATCCTGGCACGGCAGGCGGCGGTGTCTTGAGTTATGACGCAGTGAACCAGAAGCTGGTGCTGTATGTGGCGCACCAGATGGCCTGGGGCGATAACGGCACGCGCCACCAGGCCGGCTATTTCCGCTACTTCGATGGCGTTACCGGAAACGTCGTGACGCCTGCCGGCAATGCGATGAACATGGGATCGGCCTGGTTCTATTCGCACAATTTCAACCAGCGCCTGCTGATCGACAACGGCATCGCCTACACGCTGGCGCATGGCGACGCCTACCCGCGTCAGCTGGGGTTTTCGGCGCGCACGCTGGCCGGCTATCTTGGCAAAGACAGCACCGTTTTCGATAAGCCTTACCAGGCCATCGACGGCGCCGAGGGCGACAACACCACCAACGCCGAGACCGGCCAGTTCATCAAGCTGGGCAGCGGCGATTTTGCGATGGTCCATGCGACATCGCAAGGCCGTGCGGCGCGCGACGTGCGGATCAGCCTGGTCAGCGGCGCCGACGGCAGCGTGCGTTCCAGCGCCTGGCTGACCAGCAATGCCGCCAACACGCAAGCCATCATGCCTAAGCTGGAAGCGTACGGCAGCGGCTTTGTGGTGTCCTACGGCCTGTGGAATTCAAGCAGTCGCACCAACCGCGCGATCGAGTGGCATTTCATGCAGCTGGACGCCAGCCTGAATCCGCTGCAGCTCTCGAATCCTGTGCCCGGCATCGAATTCGTCGCCGATCTGCCGCTGCTGCGTTTCACTGGCGGCCCTAACGCCGGCCGCGTGGGCTGGGTTTCCGGCAACGACCAGGGGACCTTGAGCGTGAACCTGGTTCCGGCTGCACGCTAAGCAGAAAGCACGGGCAGGGTAGAGCAAGCCGCGCTGTCTGAACCGCTGCGGCCACGCCGTCGGCAGGCGCAGCGCTTAATTGTAGATGTGCTGCGGCTCCGGCATGGCAGTCAGCTGCTGCAATGAAGCAATCAGGTCGACAAAACGCTGCCCCTGCACCGTGACGTGCTGGCGCAGCAGGTCGGCCGCTAGTTCGCTGTCGCCGGCGATGATGGCTTGCACCACGCCGTCGTGCTCCTGGTACGACACTTTCAGGCGGTCGCGCACCCTCAGCTGCAGCCGCCGGTAAGGCCGCAGCCGGCGCTGCAGCGACTGCGCCTGGGCCGCCAGGAAGGCGTTATGGCTGCCTTCGTAGATGGCGCCATGGAACGCTTCGTTCATGTAGAAATAGGTATCGGGATCCTGCGCATCGCGCGCTTCCATGCATGCCTGGTGGGCCGCCAGCAGGCTGGCATGTTCCTCGCCGGACATCCGGCGCGCCGCTAGCCGGCCGCACATGGCTTCCAGTTCCGCCATCACCTCAAACATTTCCACCAGCTGGCGCGGGCCGATTTCGGCAACCACGGTGCCGCGCCGAGGCCGCGTCACCACGATACCCATCGAAGCCAGCTGGATCAATGCCTCCCGCACGGGCGTGCGGGAAACCCCGAACTTGATGGCCAGGTCGGTTTCATCAAGATGCTGGCCTGGACGAAACTCACCAACCGCGATCATCTCTTCGATGGTTTCGCGCAGCGATTCCGAGCGATTTTTTGTCGTGAGCATAATTTGGCCGCTTTTGGGATTATTTCTGGGATTATATGTATTCGAGATTTGATTGTAAGGCGTATTTATTCGTTGACATAAAAATGTTTTATGGAATATCGTGTATACAAGGAAATGAAAAAAGAATACATAGCATCTATCTTCAGCAATAACCGCATGAAAATTAGCTAAAACTGTATCGATAGTTTTTCCAACACAGGGAGGAGATATGTCTTTAATCAGCAGGAGGATGGTGCTGGGCGCACTCGCGAGCACACCGTTCTGGTCTATGTCGTCAGTGTGGGCGCAATCGGGCGCCTTGAAAATTTCCCACCAGTTCCCCGGCGGCACCATCAGCGAAGGCGACTTCCGCGACCGGCTGACCCGCATGTTCGCCGCTGAAGTCGGCAAGCGCAGCGGGCTTAAATTTGAAATCTATCCCGGTTCTTCGCTGATGAAGACCAATTCCCAGTTCTCTGCATTGCGTAAAGGCGCCCTGGATTTTTCCCTGGTGCCGCTCAATTACGCCGGCGGCGAAGTGCCGGAAGTGAACATCGGCCTGATGCCTGGCCTGGTGACTTCATATGAGCAGGGCGCAGCCTGGAAGAATTCGGAAGTCGGCAAGGAATTGTCGCGCATCCTGCTGGAAAAGGGCGTGATCATCGTCAGCTGGATCTGGCAGGCAGGCGGCGTGGCTTCGCGCGGCAAGCCGATCATCGATCCGTCCGACGCCAAGGGCCTGAAGGTGCGCGGCGGTTCGCGCGAGATGGACCTGATCCTGAAAGAAGCCGGCGCCGCCGTGGTGACCCTGCCTTCCAACGAAATCTATGCGGCGATGCAGACCGGCGCGATGGATGCCGCCATGACGTCGTCGACCTCGCTGATTTCCTTCCGCCTGGAAGAAGTCTCCAAGAGCCTGACCAGCGGCCGCGACAAGGCCTACTGGTACATGCTGGAGCCGCTGATGATTTCGAAGGCGACCTTCGATCGCCTGACCAAAGAGCAGCAGGTGGCGGTGATGGCGGTCGGCGCCGAGATGGAGCAGTTCGCCACCAACGCCGCCCGGCTGGACGATTCCGGCGTCGCCGCGGTGTACCAGAAGGCGGGCGCCAAGGTGGTCGACCTGAACGCCGCGACTGTCAAGAAGTGGCAGGACATCGCGCGCAACACGGCCTGGAAGGACTACGCTGCCAGGAACGACAACTGCGCCAAACTGCTGAAACTGGCTGAGAAACTGCTATGAGCCACGGCTTCGACCCGAAGCCGAACGCCGGACCCGCCTTGCCTGCCATGCCGGACAATCCGGTAGTGGCAGTCCTGGCCGGGATCCTCGAACGCTTCCATAAACTCGCCCTGTATCTTTCCATGACGGCGCTGATGCTGACCTCGCTGATCATGACGTACTCGGTGGTGGCGCGCTATTTCTTCCATGTTCCAACCGACTGGCAGGACGACGCCACGGTGTTCATGCTGGTCGGCGTGATCTTCCTTTGCGCCGGCTACGCCCAGTCGTTGCGCGGCCATATCGGCATCGAAGCCCTGTCTTCGGTGCTGCCGGCCGGCGTGAACGCGGTGCGGCTGCTGCTGGTCGACCTGGTGTCTTTCCTGTTTTGCGGATTCTTTTCCTGGAAATCGTGGACCCTGTTCCATGAAGCCTGGTCGGAAGGCCAGACCA
Proteins encoded in this region:
- the dctP gene encoding TRAP transporter substrate-binding protein DctP, whose product is MSLISRRMVLGALASTPFWSMSSVWAQSGALKISHQFPGGTISEGDFRDRLTRMFAAEVGKRSGLKFEIYPGSSLMKTNSQFSALRKGALDFSLVPLNYAGGEVPEVNIGLMPGLVTSYEQGAAWKNSEVGKELSRILLEKGVIIVSWIWQAGGVASRGKPIIDPSDAKGLKVRGGSREMDLILKEAGAAVVTLPSNEIYAAMQTGAMDAAMTSSTSLISFRLEEVSKSLTSGRDKAYWYMLEPLMISKATFDRLTKEQQVAVMAVGAEMEQFATNAARLDDSGVAAVYQKAGAKVVDLNAATVKKWQDIARNTAWKDYAARNDNCAKLLKLAEKLL
- a CDS encoding GntR family transcriptional regulator, whose protein sequence is MLTTKNRSESLRETIEEMIAVGEFRPGQHLDETDLAIKFGVSRTPVREALIQLASMGIVVTRPRRGTVVAEIGPRQLVEMFEVMAELEAMCGRLAARRMSGEEHASLLAAHQACMEARDAQDPDTYFYMNEAFHGAIYEGSHNAFLAAQAQSLQRRLRPYRRLQLRVRDRLKVSYQEHDGVVQAIIAGDSELAADLLRQHVTVQGQRFVDLIASLQQLTAMPEPQHIYN
- a CDS encoding TRAP transporter small permease produces the protein MSHGFDPKPNAGPALPAMPDNPVVAVLAGILERFHKLALYLSMTALMLTSLIMTYSVVARYFFHVPTDWQDDATVFMLVGVIFLCAGYAQSLRGHIGIEALSSVLPAGVNAVRLLLVDLVSFLFCGFFSWKSWTLFHEAWSEGQTTSSTFAPPLWIPYSLMALGMTVLTLQLLAQVLARLTDRNEPRSKPVNTVPGE